Proteins encoded by one window of Candidatus Poribacteria bacterium:
- the floA gene encoding flotillin-like protein FloA (flotillin-like protein involved in membrane lipid rafts), whose protein sequence is MPANLIILIGIIAGVVILVILVMAAQVLGLWITARFAGVKVRLFGDLIAMRLRRVPASEIVNARITAAKAGLMLDQDKLEAHYLAGGDVTRVVNALISADKAGIPLTFERAAAIDLAGRDVLEAVQMSVSPKVIKTPPIAAVAKNGVQVIATARVTVRADINKLVGGAGEETVIARVGEGIVTTIGSAESHEEVLENPDKISQTVLEKGLDAGTAFEIVSIDIADVDVGKNIGARLRTEQAEADMRIAQAKAESRRAMARAEEQEMKALTQEMEAKIIEAEAEIPLAMAEAFRSGKLSVMDYYRMRNIMADTEMRKAIAESSAPGAGERKTEYSVV, encoded by the coding sequence ATGCCAGCCAATCTGATTATATTGATCGGGATTATAGCCGGCGTTGTGATTCTCGTTATCCTTGTGATGGCCGCTCAGGTTTTAGGGCTGTGGATAACGGCGAGGTTCGCGGGGGTGAAGGTCAGGCTATTCGGCGATCTGATAGCTATGAGACTTCGCAGGGTGCCGGCATCGGAGATCGTTAACGCCAGGATAACGGCGGCGAAAGCCGGCCTGATGCTCGATCAGGATAAACTCGAGGCGCATTATCTGGCAGGAGGGGACGTCACAAGGGTCGTTAACGCCCTCATATCGGCCGACAAGGCCGGGATACCGCTCACATTCGAGCGCGCCGCCGCCATAGATCTGGCGGGCAGAGATGTGCTGGAGGCGGTGCAGATGAGCGTCAGCCCGAAGGTGATCAAAACCCCACCCATAGCGGCTGTGGCCAAGAACGGAGTCCAGGTAATAGCCACCGCCCGCGTGACGGTCAGGGCGGATATAAACAAGCTGGTTGGAGGTGCAGGCGAGGAGACGGTCATAGCGCGGGTCGGCGAGGGAATAGTCACCACCATCGGTTCGGCCGAGTCACATGAGGAGGTGCTCGAAAATCCGGATAAGATCTCCCAAACCGTCCTGGAGAAAGGTTTGGACGCGGGAACCGCCTTTGAGATCGTCTCCATAGACATAGCCGATGTGGATGTCGGGAAGAACATCGGTGCGAGACTGCGCACGGAGCAGGCGGAGGCGGATATGCGCATAGCACAGGCAAAGGCCGAAAGCCGTCGCGCGATGGCGAGGGCTGAGGAACAGGAGATGAAGGCGCTCACCCAGGAGATGGAGGCCAAGATCATCGAGGCTGAGGCGGAGATACCCCTGGCGATGGCCGAGGCTTTTAGATCGGGCAAACTCTCCGTCATGGACTACTACCGAATGCGAAACATCATGGCCGATACCGAGATGCGGAAGGCTATAGCTGAAAGCAGCGCTCCGGGCGCGGGGGAGAGGAAAACCGAATACTCGGTGGTTTAA
- a CDS encoding tetratricopeptide repeat protein, protein MSRMRGLPFLSSILILPFVAITAFSGELEDYKFAYELYKNGAYDLAEKNLLKFVQDYPESSNADDALFLAADCAFKLHRFHDAIRYYKQLEADYPSSPLRLDAVRGVALSWFQLGRYEEAIKGFEEVLKRAKDPAVISSSLFCIGESHFNLGNYARAVSYYDRLLTKYPKAAERKSALYSKGWSLYHLKSYRTAYDTFRMVVQEFPESDEAAESAYRMAECLFALKKWDRAAEAYKTVISRYSSKSKWTQLVANANFRLGECYFQMKRMDEARRQFDLLLHRYPTMEDVAADAQFWIAEVLLSQGKFTEAIHEYNKVIELYPTSKVVDDARYGIAFAYFRQGDYREAYRQFKLVAEDPTSELADAARFYMGECRRMDSQYNSAILEYKRVSRRSEYGDDALFGIGSSYYSLRDYKSAVSAFKDLLKVYPKTPLRPYALFQLGLAYFSGGDYRNAAETLETFLKENPDGIGAKAPADEALYWLARAKFEMKEYRGAIDACRQIINRFPHSRFLYKAHFFLAESLYWQGDYAEARREYESILNEFPNGEWNDRCQYGIAWTYFSEGQSSSSSSQRRAKFQAALKAWRKVVETYPQSPLADKSQYYVGICLINLKRYREALDAFKIIPLKYPKGDWVDNALYRIGWVLYKMERYDDAIEAFTNLLKKFPSTPLAAQAIFGVANSFFKKGLYREAIKQYQIIVTKYPNQKMQVQEAGEEKMVDLRPEAQYEIAECYYNLGEYRKAIENYHKLVELFPKSEWADDALYAIASSYQQLNDEKRATAAYQELLRRYPQRELAPDALLNVAISYYDSGNYQQAIAEFQKVVENYPRSDAADQAQYNIGRSYYKLRSYDQAIEAFGKVNPKSEYGPISRYFIGWCLYDPNNPRRDLKRAIDAFQKVVARYPKSDEAARSLLAIGRCYEEMEQLDKAVQIYSTLVERYPKSPHIEAALLAMGMALHKQGKNAEAISVFDRILNDKRGRYSDDTKISALLNKAESLYDLGRYAQAAETYLKMALVYDRIDPDDALIALVRAGNCYEKLQRWEDAKTWYRRAVQQYSKHPKKRSSWSKTLKHARDRLRALESLSSSSPR, encoded by the coding sequence ATGAGCCGGATGAGAGGTTTGCCCTTTTTATCGAGCATCTTGATACTCCCCTTCGTCGCCATCACGGCCTTTTCGGGCGAACTGGAGGACTATAAGTTCGCCTATGAGCTCTATAAAAACGGGGCCTATGATCTGGCCGAGAAGAACCTGCTGAAATTCGTCCAGGATTACCCCGAAAGCTCTAATGCCGACGATGCCCTGTTTTTGGCTGCCGATTGCGCCTTCAAACTTCATAGATTCCACGACGCCATAAGGTATTACAAACAACTTGAGGCGGATTACCCCTCCAGCCCGCTGAGGCTCGACGCCGTTCGAGGCGTGGCATTGAGCTGGTTCCAGCTTGGGAGATATGAGGAGGCGATAAAAGGTTTTGAAGAGGTGCTCAAGAGGGCAAAGGACCCAGCCGTTATCTCCTCATCCCTCTTCTGCATAGGCGAATCTCACTTCAATTTGGGCAATTACGCCAGAGCCGTCTCATATTACGACCGGCTCCTGACCAAATATCCCAAGGCCGCTGAGAGGAAATCGGCCCTTTATTCGAAAGGTTGGAGCCTATATCATCTTAAAAGCTACAGGACGGCCTATGATACCTTCAGGATGGTTGTCCAGGAGTTTCCCGAAAGCGACGAGGCGGCCGAATCGGCCTACAGGATGGCCGAATGTCTCTTCGCTCTCAAGAAGTGGGATAGGGCTGCTGAGGCATATAAGACGGTCATATCCAGATACTCCTCCAAGTCGAAATGGACACAGCTGGTGGCCAACGCCAATTTCAGATTAGGCGAGTGCTATTTCCAGATGAAGAGAATGGACGAAGCACGCAGACAGTTCGATCTATTGCTACATAGATACCCTACGATGGAGGATGTCGCCGCCGATGCCCAGTTCTGGATAGCCGAGGTGTTGCTCTCACAGGGCAAGTTCACCGAGGCGATCCACGAGTACAACAAGGTTATAGAGCTCTATCCGACCAGTAAGGTCGTGGATGATGCCAGATACGGCATCGCCTTCGCCTATTTCAGACAGGGCGATTATAGGGAGGCTTATAGGCAGTTCAAATTGGTCGCCGAGGACCCGACCTCAGAGCTGGCTGATGCCGCGAGGTTCTACATGGGGGAATGTCGTAGGATGGACTCTCAGTATAACTCGGCCATACTGGAATATAAGCGCGTCAGCCGCAGATCGGAATACGGGGATGACGCCCTCTTCGGCATAGGTTCCTCATATTATAGCCTGCGCGATTACAAATCCGCCGTATCGGCGTTCAAGGATCTGCTGAAAGTTTACCCTAAGACCCCGCTTCGGCCGTATGCCCTATTTCAGCTCGGACTGGCCTATTTCAGCGGCGGGGATTATCGTAACGCCGCCGAGACCTTGGAAACCTTTCTGAAGGAGAACCCGGACGGAATCGGAGCAAAGGCGCCCGCCGACGAGGCGCTCTACTGGCTCGCAAGGGCGAAGTTCGAGATGAAGGAGTATCGAGGGGCGATCGATGCCTGTCGGCAGATTATAAACCGGTTTCCCCACAGCCGTTTCCTCTATAAGGCCCATTTCTTCCTGGCGGAGAGCTTGTATTGGCAGGGGGATTACGCCGAAGCGCGTAGGGAATATGAAAGCATACTCAATGAGTTCCCGAACGGCGAGTGGAACGATAGATGTCAGTATGGGATCGCATGGACGTATTTCTCCGAGGGGCAGAGTTCCAGCTCATCCTCTCAGCGCAGGGCTAAATTTCAGGCCGCCCTCAAGGCGTGGAGGAAAGTGGTGGAGACCTATCCTCAAAGCCCTCTCGCCGATAAATCGCAATACTATGTCGGGATATGTCTGATCAACCTCAAAAGGTACAGGGAGGCGCTGGATGCCTTCAAGATCATCCCACTCAAATATCCGAAGGGCGATTGGGTGGATAACGCCCTTTACAGGATCGGCTGGGTGCTCTACAAGATGGAGAGATACGATGACGCAATAGAGGCTTTCACCAACCTGCTTAAAAAGTTCCCATCGACACCTCTGGCGGCACAGGCGATCTTCGGCGTCGCCAACAGCTTCTTCAAAAAGGGCCTTTACAGGGAGGCGATAAAGCAGTATCAGATCATAGTCACGAAATATCCCAATCAGAAGATGCAGGTCCAGGAGGCAGGCGAGGAGAAGATGGTGGATCTCAGACCGGAGGCTCAGTACGAAATCGCCGAGTGTTACTATAACCTGGGGGAATACAGAAAGGCGATTGAGAACTACCACAAGCTGGTGGAACTGTTCCCGAAGAGCGAGTGGGCGGATGATGCACTCTACGCCATAGCCTCATCATATCAACAGCTGAATGACGAGAAGAGGGCCACAGCGGCCTATCAGGAACTCCTGCGCAGGTATCCTCAGAGGGAACTGGCGCCCGATGCCCTGCTCAACGTCGCCATTTCATATTACGACTCCGGGAACTACCAGCAGGCGATAGCCGAGTTTCAAAAGGTGGTTGAGAACTATCCGCGCTCCGATGCCGCGGATCAAGCGCAGTATAACATCGGACGTAGCTACTACAAGCTTCGATCCTACGACCAGGCCATAGAGGCCTTCGGCAAGGTGAATCCCAAAAGCGAATACGGACCGATATCCCGATATTTCATCGGCTGGTGTCTTTATGATCCCAACAATCCGAGAAGGGATCTCAAAAGGGCGATAGACGCTTTCCAGAAGGTGGTGGCGAGATATCCGAAATCGGACGAGGCCGCCAGGTCCCTGTTGGCCATCGGCAGATGTTATGAGGAGATGGAACAGCTGGATAAAGCCGTTCAGATATACTCCACCTTGGTCGAGAGATATCCCAAATCGCCGCATATCGAGGCTGCCCTTCTGGCGATGGGTATGGCGCTCCACAAACAGGGCAAAAACGCCGAGGCCATCTCCGTCTTCGATAGGATATTGAACGATAAGAGAGGACGATACAGCGATGATACGAAGATCTCCGCCCTGCTGAATAAAGCCGAATCGCTTTATGACCTCGGCAGATACGCTCAGGCGGCCGAGACATATCTGAAGATGGCCCTGGTCTATGATCGGATCGACCCGGATGACGCCCTCATCGCCCTCGTTCGGGCCGGGAACTGCTACGAGAAGCTCCAGAGGTGGGAAGATGCCAAAACCTGGTATAGACGGGCGGTGCAGCAATACTCCAAACATCCCAAGAAACGGAGCTCCTGGAGTAAGACGCTCAAGCATGCTCGGGATAGATTACGGGCACTGGAGAGCCTCTCCTCCTCATCCCCGAGGTGA
- a CDS encoding TonB-dependent receptor has protein sequence MVIVRRFLLTLALIIGWSLTSSFSFSQEQNTGEKLKAENLPERIEARIIDVTRISLTQRPPFTDSALPDIPKYLVVYPKEKVWNLPGFLSPKKITRRIGGDHIVRLISADLFSGAPGGFSSEAIALKEVKDVAGALRIRWFSLGNTRTKDRGRYNLLDMSAHGRIKELSSDLRYDVKELGWLKVGDKGVARQDLSHLNLYAGLRRRTSGTTTSTFRIELDRTTMSGEWGIENESTDVGFKVDVDTSYPFLNPIKLGFSGRYISSRLGETESQIGAFNMYFRDNFERVGPFVLSIGLNPYLYGEPDGSTRFSLNPSMDAVTLLGEITLLRLRAEWGRVILPAGNDIFSRDFTALNPELRAERMSEIAWGFELRPENASLSAEGFYLLRDDMHVLSRIKGDVLAWSPINLNARIFGLRLNLKAEPAEGVEAQARYTHEFHKVSSAEHIPYRPEDRLEWEISYETSAGMKLNLGGGFIGRRYVDRDGDRALDAYAVFDPSLSFPLGMGISGFLRGKFYTGRVQAMEGYELPQTTVDFGVRVRF, from the coding sequence ATGGTGATCGTGAGAAGGTTTCTCCTCACGTTAGCTCTCATTATAGGATGGTCTCTGACCTCTTCATTTTCGTTTTCTCAGGAGCAAAATACCGGTGAGAAACTGAAGGCGGAGAATCTTCCGGAGAGAATCGAGGCGAGGATAATAGATGTGACCAGGATATCGCTCACACAAAGGCCGCCCTTCACCGATAGCGCACTGCCCGATATACCTAAATACTTGGTGGTCTATCCCAAAGAGAAGGTATGGAACCTACCCGGTTTCCTCTCGCCCAAGAAAATAACCAGGCGTATAGGAGGCGATCATATCGTTCGTCTCATCTCAGCCGATCTGTTCTCAGGAGCGCCGGGGGGATTTAGTTCGGAAGCGATCGCCCTCAAAGAGGTGAAGGACGTAGCTGGCGCCCTGAGGATCAGGTGGTTTTCACTCGGCAACACCAGGACTAAGGATAGAGGGAGATATAACCTTCTGGATATGTCAGCCCATGGAAGGATAAAAGAGCTCAGCTCCGATCTGAGGTATGATGTCAAGGAGTTAGGATGGCTTAAAGTCGGAGACAAAGGGGTGGCGAGGCAGGACCTTTCACACCTGAACCTCTACGCCGGTTTGAGACGGAGGACGTCGGGAACCACGACGTCAACCTTCAGAATTGAGCTTGATCGAACAACCATGAGCGGAGAATGGGGGATTGAAAATGAAAGCACCGACGTGGGATTTAAGGTGGATGTGGACACCTCCTATCCGTTCCTCAATCCGATCAAACTCGGATTTTCGGGAAGATACATCTCCTCGCGCCTGGGAGAAACGGAATCCCAGATAGGTGCTTTCAACATGTATTTCCGCGATAACTTCGAAAGGGTGGGACCTTTTGTCCTCAGCATCGGATTGAACCCCTATCTGTACGGCGAGCCGGATGGGAGCACGAGGTTCTCCTTAAATCCATCGATGGACGCCGTGACCCTTCTGGGCGAGATCACCCTCTTAAGGTTGAGGGCGGAATGGGGGAGAGTGATTTTGCCGGCCGGAAATGATATCTTCAGCAGGGATTTTACGGCATTGAACCCGGAGCTCAGGGCCGAGAGGATGAGTGAGATCGCTTGGGGGTTCGAGCTCAGACCTGAAAACGCCTCGCTTTCCGCCGAGGGATTCTATCTGCTCCGCGATGATATGCACGTGCTCAGTAGGATAAAAGGAGATGTGCTGGCCTGGAGCCCGATAAACCTGAACGCGCGGATATTCGGTTTAAGGTTGAACCTGAAGGCTGAACCAGCGGAGGGGGTCGAAGCTCAGGCGAGATATACTCACGAGTTCCACAAGGTAAGCTCTGCCGAGCATATACCCTATCGCCCTGAGGACAGACTTGAGTGGGAGATCTCCTATGAGACTTCCGCTGGCATGAAGTTGAATCTGGGAGGTGGTTTCATCGGTAGAAGATATGTGGATAGGGACGGCGATAGGGCTTTAGATGCCTATGCCGTCTTTGATCCCTCTCTGAGTTTCCCCCTGGGGATGGGTATCTCCGGCTTTCTGCGCGGGAAGTTCTACACCGGCAGGGTGCAGGCCATGGAGGGATATGAATTGCCTCAAACGACGGTCGATTTCGGGGTGAGGGTGAGATTTTAG
- a CDS encoding MotA/TolQ/ExbB proton channel family protein — MNGIIEMIRGGLEQIINAGWLMAVIGVYSMISHAVILERAINLRRSKLIPAQFIARIYNVLERGSPEIAIALCDKRPGPLTNIIKAGIIHRHYDEERLKKVVHFAGLQEKPKIERYLSLLGVIPPLATYTGLLGTVIGMIRSFGALGMMDISINAEVNMAKGISQSLMTTAAGLVVALPAFIAHQYFSNRADSILREMERHSMSLVKFLVSAEAKFLGEFEEIGGDEDV; from the coding sequence ATGAACGGAATAATTGAGATGATCCGGGGTGGGCTGGAGCAGATAATAAATGCCGGATGGCTTATGGCGGTGATCGGCGTTTACTCGATGATCTCGCATGCCGTGATCCTGGAGAGGGCGATCAATTTGAGACGAAGCAAATTGATCCCGGCCCAGTTCATAGCCAGGATATATAACGTGCTTGAAAGGGGTAGTCCGGAGATAGCGATAGCGTTATGCGATAAAAGGCCTGGCCCCTTGACTAACATCATCAAAGCCGGTATAATACATCGACACTACGATGAGGAGAGGCTTAAGAAGGTCGTCCACTTCGCCGGGCTCCAGGAGAAACCGAAGATCGAGAGGTATCTCTCTCTGCTGGGCGTCATTCCGCCGCTCGCCACATATACGGGACTGTTGGGCACGGTTATCGGGATGATCCGCTCCTTCGGGGCGCTGGGGATGATGGACATATCGATCAATGCCGAGGTCAATATGGCTAAAGGTATATCTCAATCCCTCATGACCACGGCCGCGGGGTTGGTGGTGGCCCTTCCGGCCTTCATAGCTCATCAGTATTTCTCAAACCGTGCCGATTCTATCCTGCGCGAGATGGAGAGACATTCGATGTCGCTGGTTAAGTTCCTCGTGTCGGCTGAAGCCAAATTCTTGGGAGAGTTCGAGGAGATAGGGGGGGATGAAGATGTTTAA